The following are encoded together in the Cyanobacterium aponinum PCC 10605 genome:
- a CDS encoding ABC transporter substrate-binding protein codes for MNFLLFYPTQPKKFIQRILVLLCCFNLLFVTGCQNINNQQISDNTITKITFWHGINPPENREIFNELLTEFNDNNPDIQVEALYVGQPDEQLPKIIASIAANQPPDILWYVPQLTGKLVKLQALKPLQDWWNNSSIKEEIDPAMLPTMELNDSIWSVPFATNNTAMFYRPSLFEEAGITDTPKTWDEFQQVAEKLTIDSNNDGVNEQNGVLLAVGKGEFTVFVWLPFIFSANGEITADNRPNIINEGTEKTLQLAQKLVAKKVAILSAPDRGYELDNFINGKVAMQITGPWTLAQLNQTGIDYDVFPLPMINQPATVLGGENLFVFKTNQEREEASLKFLEFILSEKFQTQWALKTGYLPININAQNSPEYQQFVQANPVIKVFLEQMKYAKSRPIIAQYPSLSENLGRAIESVLLGEKTPENALQEAQKRLDLE; via the coding sequence ATTAATAATCAACAAATTTCTGACAATACTATCACTAAAATAACCTTTTGGCATGGTATTAATCCCCCTGAAAATAGAGAGATTTTTAATGAATTATTAACTGAATTTAATGATAATAATCCTGATATTCAAGTAGAGGCTTTATATGTCGGGCAACCTGATGAACAATTACCAAAAATTATAGCTTCGATCGCAGCTAATCAACCACCTGATATACTATGGTATGTGCCTCAATTAACAGGTAAATTAGTGAAATTACAGGCTTTAAAACCTCTACAAGATTGGTGGAATAATTCCTCTATTAAAGAAGAAATTGACCCTGCTATGTTACCCACTATGGAATTAAATGATAGTATTTGGTCTGTACCTTTTGCCACTAATAATACGGCTATGTTTTACCGCCCCAGTTTATTTGAAGAAGCGGGTATAACAGATACTCCAAAAACATGGGATGAGTTTCAACAAGTAGCAGAAAAATTAACCATTGATAGTAACAATGACGGAGTTAATGAACAAAATGGGGTATTATTAGCAGTAGGAAAAGGAGAATTTACTGTTTTTGTTTGGTTGCCTTTTATTTTTAGTGCCAATGGTGAAATTACTGCAGATAATCGTCCTAATATTATTAATGAAGGTACAGAAAAAACCTTACAATTAGCACAAAAATTAGTTGCGAAAAAAGTAGCTATTTTATCAGCACCAGATCGAGGTTATGAGTTAGATAATTTTATTAATGGTAAGGTGGCTATGCAAATAACAGGCCCTTGGACTTTGGCACAATTGAATCAAACTGGCATTGATTATGATGTTTTCCCCCTACCAATGATTAATCAACCTGCCACAGTTTTGGGAGGAGAAAATTTATTTGTTTTCAAAACTAATCAAGAAAGAGAAGAAGCTAGTTTAAAATTTTTAGAATTTATTTTAAGTGAAAAATTCCAAACCCAATGGGCTTTAAAAACAGGTTATTTACCCATTAATATTAATGCTCAAAATAGTCCAGAATATCAACAATTTGTTCAAGCAAATCCAGTTATTAAAGTTTTTTTAGAGCAAATGAAATATGCTAAATCTCGCCCTATTATTGCCCAATATCCTAGTCTATCAGAAAACTTAGGGAGAGCCATCGAATCTGTTTTATTAGGTGAAAAAACTCCTGAAAATGCCTTACAAGAAGCTCAAAAAAGACTTGATTTAGAATAA
- a CDS encoding GIY-YIG nuclease family protein: MTISSSLPKLNDLSFLPYLDDTGKISSELEGKIGIYAIFDQNKNLRYIGYSRNLFLSLKQHLIRQSDNCSWLKLYSFDRPNRTILEEIKQNWLAENQHIPEGNGEKENLWTQPIDAKLTMTMGEKEEYQELDEISKVKFLKKIARKLEEDIKEKLTLKGVTMEIRFNPKLKEEGLLDLK, encoded by the coding sequence ATGACTATCTCTTCGTCTTTACCGAAATTAAATGATTTGTCTTTTCTTCCTTATCTTGATGATACGGGCAAAATTTCTTCAGAATTAGAGGGCAAAATTGGTATTTATGCTATTTTTGATCAGAACAAAAATTTAAGATATATAGGTTATTCTCGCAATTTATTTTTGAGTTTAAAGCAACATTTAATAAGGCAATCCGATAATTGTTCTTGGTTAAAATTATATAGCTTCGATCGCCCCAATCGAACAATTTTAGAAGAAATTAAACAAAACTGGTTAGCGGAAAATCAACACATACCAGAGGGTAATGGGGAAAAAGAAAATTTATGGACACAACCTATTGATGCAAAATTAACGATGACAATGGGTGAAAAAGAGGAATATCAAGAGTTAGATGAAATTAGTAAGGTAAAGTTTCTTAAAAAAATAGCCCGTAAGTTAGAAGAAGATATTAAAGAAAAATTAACTTTGAAGGGGGTAACAATGGAAATTCGTTTCAATCCGAAGTTAAAAGAGGAAGGATTATTAGACTTAAAATAA
- the tmk gene encoding dTMP kinase, with protein MISEQENRGYFIVFEGIDGSGSSTQADLLHQYFLSQNQESVLSPEPSNGKIGKLLREFLANPPSFLSDDLFEQQMAYLFTADRHFHLYNNVDGVKKLVEQNINVITTRYYFSSLAYNGKTESDFHFVANLNQNFPPPDLLIYLDIPVDIALNRIGNRPFKEVYENKQKLTLVRQNFEKIIDEYKYPYLKIDACQKQTEIHQQIIDSLASTKYK; from the coding sequence ATGATTAGCGAACAAGAGAATAGAGGTTATTTTATCGTTTTTGAAGGTATTGATGGCTCTGGTAGTTCCACTCAAGCAGATTTGTTACATCAATATTTTCTTTCTCAAAATCAAGAATCTGTTTTAAGTCCTGAGCCTTCTAATGGAAAAATAGGGAAACTGTTAAGAGAATTTTTAGCTAATCCGCCATCATTTTTAAGTGATGATTTATTTGAGCAACAAATGGCTTATTTATTCACTGCAGATCGCCATTTTCATCTATATAATAATGTCGATGGAGTTAAAAAATTAGTCGAACAAAATATTAACGTTATTACGACTAGATATTATTTTTCATCTCTCGCTTATAATGGAAAAACTGAATCTGATTTTCATTTTGTTGCTAATCTCAATCAAAATTTTCCGCCTCCAGATTTATTAATTTATCTTGATATTCCCGTAGATATAGCTTTGAATAGAATTGGAAATCGTCCTTTTAAAGAGGTGTATGAAAACAAACAAAAATTAACATTAGTCAGACAAAATTTTGAGAAAATAATTGATGAATATAAATATCCCTATTTAAAAATTGATGCTTGTCAAAAACAAACCGAAATACATCAGCAAATAATAGATTCTTTAGCTTCTACTAAGTATAAATAA
- a CDS encoding FAD-dependent oxidoreductase, protein MKINYDLIIIGLNESAISAAEYALRFGARVAFIHNSNFGFLSKNIILDLNIDSLILIHNILAQEARKIDYKIENLKLIGLDTYTQESVFSFSQTNRKIQVSMGKYTLISPVAIMTDILNKNLIVDNNLNVNKVNIYKNFSDLKNILNSAIASIIIKGSNLEAIYLAQQLTSPNKSIILPIKNKQLLPTEDKDISWKLQLILEAKGIKICDANADKLETNQNISNENNFIINTEKNISYDDYQDLGNDLGLKWQGYNILANEKLQTHNSKIYACGEILGGYNLANLNEYEAKIAVDNSLFFPLKKVDYGNISYSLNTNPRIHRIGYTEKQALQLYHNNFYIIKLDVNLNYHHYSNFIKLIISNDNLILGFHGLGENLEELFIVIKNIKQNRYGINYLFRENFNNIYTYKIVNQIKEKFLEKEKKQNNIIMGIRETFLLCKRS, encoded by the coding sequence ATGAAAATAAATTATGACTTAATCATTATTGGTTTAAATGAATCTGCTATTAGTGCGGCTGAATATGCTTTAAGATTTGGTGCAAGAGTTGCATTTATTCATAATTCAAATTTTGGTTTTTTATCAAAGAATATAATATTAGATTTAAACATCGATAGTTTAATATTAATTCATAATATCTTGGCTCAAGAAGCAAGGAAAATAGATTATAAAATAGAAAATTTGAAATTGATAGGATTGGATACTTATACTCAAGAATCAGTTTTTTCTTTTTCTCAGACAAACAGAAAAATTCAAGTATCAATGGGGAAATATACTTTAATTTCTCCAGTGGCTATCATGACAGATATATTGAACAAAAATTTAATAGTTGATAATAACTTAAATGTAAATAAAGTAAATATTTATAAAAATTTTTCAGATTTAAAGAATATACTAAATAGTGCGATCGCATCTATAATAATTAAGGGAAGTAACTTAGAAGCCATCTATTTAGCACAACAATTAACTTCACCTAATAAATCAATAATTTTACCCATTAAAAATAAACAATTATTACCCACAGAAGATAAAGATATATCTTGGAAATTACAATTAATTTTGGAAGCTAAGGGAATAAAAATATGTGACGCTAATGCGGATAAATTAGAAACGAATCAAAACATTAGTAATGAAAACAATTTTATTATCAATACAGAAAAAAATATAAGTTATGACGACTATCAAGATTTAGGGAATGATTTGGGCTTAAAATGGCAAGGATATAATATTCTAGCTAATGAGAAACTGCAAACCCATAATTCAAAAATTTATGCCTGTGGAGAAATATTAGGGGGCTATAATTTGGCTAATTTGAACGAATATGAAGCAAAAATAGCCGTTGATAATAGTTTATTTTTTCCTCTTAAAAAGGTTGACTATGGAAATATTAGTTATAGTTTAAACACTAATCCCAGAATTCATCGTATTGGTTACACAGAAAAACAAGCATTACAGCTATATCATAATAATTTTTATATTATTAAACTTGATGTTAATTTGAACTATCATCACTATAGTAATTTCATTAAGTTAATCATTAGTAATGATAATTTGATTTTAGGGTTTCATGGATTGGGAGAAAATTTAGAAGAGCTTTTTATAGTAATTAAAAATATTAAGCAAAATAGATATGGTATAAATTATTTATTTAGAGAAAATTTTAATAATATATATACTTATAAAATTGTCAATCAAATAAAAGAAAAATTTTTAGAAAAAGAGAAGAAACAAAATAATATTATAATGGGTATTCGTGAAACTTTCTTATTATGTAAACGTAGTTAA
- the ebsA gene encoding type IV pilus biogenesis protein EbsA, protein MSNIEKLQPANKDDTKMYLPFYNKEQQEILPYALSLYQQGYLEGERIIEGQQSIPFVAIWYVSRLPYEITRCRIQFEGSAELSYEVNLSNSEFIQYLILLIKNFKQSRQTDFSQKFYRKLLRLDE, encoded by the coding sequence ATGTCCAATATTGAAAAATTGCAACCTGCTAATAAAGATGATACAAAAATGTATCTGCCTTTTTACAATAAAGAGCAACAAGAAATCTTGCCTTATGCTTTGAGTCTATATCAACAAGGATACTTAGAGGGAGAAAGAATCATTGAAGGACAACAGAGTATTCCTTTTGTAGCTATTTGGTATGTTTCTAGGCTTCCTTATGAAATAACGAGATGCAGAATTCAGTTTGAAGGAAGTGCCGAGTTGAGCTACGAAGTCAACTTATCTAACTCAGAATTTATTCAGTATCTAATCTTGCTCATCAAAAATTTTAAACAATCTCGGCAAACAGATTTCTCTCAGAAATTTTATCGCAAATTACTCCGCCTTGATGAGTAA
- the psbA gene encoding photosystem II q(b) protein has protein sequence MTTTLQQQQQLSAWEQFCQWITSTNNRLYVGWFGVLMIPCLLTATTCFIIAFIAAPPVDIDGIREPVAGSLLYGNNIISGAVVPSSNAIGLHFYPIWEAASLDEWLYNGGPYQLVVFHFLIGVFCYMGRQWELSYRLGMRPWICVAYSAPVSAATAVFLIYPIGQGSFSDGMPLGISGTFNFMFVFQAEHNILMHPFHMLGVAGVFGGSLFSAMHGSLVTSSLVRETTETESQNYGYKFGQEEETYNIVAAHGYFGRLIFQYASFNNSRALHFFLGAWPVIGIWFTAMGISTMAFNLNGFNFNQSILDSQGHVIGTWADVLNRANIGIEVMHERNAHNFPLDLASAEPVSAPVING, from the coding sequence ATGACTACCACTTTACAGCAACAACAACAGCTTTCCGCATGGGAGCAGTTCTGTCAGTGGATCACTTCTACCAACAACCGTTTATATGTAGGTTGGTTTGGTGTATTGATGATCCCTTGTTTATTAACTGCAACCACTTGTTTCATCATCGCTTTCATCGCAGCTCCTCCCGTTGATATTGACGGTATTCGTGAGCCTGTAGCTGGTTCTTTATTATACGGTAACAACATCATCTCTGGTGCAGTTGTTCCTTCTTCCAACGCTATTGGTTTACACTTCTATCCTATCTGGGAAGCAGCTTCCTTAGATGAGTGGTTATACAACGGTGGTCCTTACCAATTGGTAGTATTCCACTTCTTGATCGGTGTATTTTGCTACATGGGTCGTCAGTGGGAATTATCTTACCGTTTAGGTATGCGTCCTTGGATCTGTGTTGCTTACTCTGCACCTGTATCTGCGGCTACTGCTGTATTCTTAATCTACCCCATTGGACAAGGTTCTTTCTCTGATGGTATGCCTTTAGGTATCTCTGGAACTTTCAACTTCATGTTTGTGTTCCAAGCTGAGCATAACATCTTAATGCACCCCTTCCATATGCTTGGTGTAGCTGGTGTATTTGGTGGATCTTTATTCTCTGCGATGCACGGTTCTTTAGTAACTTCTTCCTTAGTGCGTGAAACCACTGAAACCGAATCTCAAAACTACGGTTACAAATTCGGTCAAGAAGAAGAAACCTACAACATCGTAGCAGCTCACGGCTATTTCGGTCGTTTGATCTTCCAATATGCTTCATTCAACAACAGCCGTGCGTTACACTTCTTCTTAGGTGCATGGCCTGTAATCGGTATTTGGTTCACAGCAATGGGAATCTCTACCATGGCATTCAACTTAAATGGTTTCAACTTCAACCAGTCTATCTTAGATAGCCAAGGTCATGTAATTGGAACTTGGGCAGACGTATTAAACCGTGCAAACATCGGTATCGAAGTAATGCACGAGCGTAATGCTCACAACTTCCCCTTAGACTTAGCAAGTGCAGAGCCTGTATCTGCTCCTGTAATCAACGGATAA
- a CDS encoding Uma2 family endonuclease, with protein MTAYTINFDVISTIDDEKFYQLCRHNPELKLEKNQKGELVIMSPTGGETGKKNSELNADFVIWNRQKKLGYIFDSSTCFKLPKGSNRSPDVAYIQKERWDNLKEEERIKFPPLAPDFVLELISKTDSLKDTQEKMQEYIDNGVKLGWLINPEKKEVEIYRQEGEKEVLNNPKILSGEDILPDFTLDLTEIF; from the coding sequence ATGACTGCTTATACTATTAACTTTGATGTAATTTCTACCATTGATGATGAAAAATTTTACCAGCTTTGTCGTCATAATCCCGAATTAAAATTGGAAAAAAATCAAAAAGGAGAGCTAGTTATTATGTCACCTACTGGGGGAGAAACTGGGAAAAAAAATTCTGAATTAAATGCTGATTTTGTCATTTGGAATCGACAAAAAAAATTAGGATATATATTTGATTCTTCCACCTGTTTTAAACTACCAAAAGGTAGTAATCGCTCTCCCGATGTAGCATATATTCAAAAAGAAAGATGGGATAATTTAAAAGAAGAAGAAAGGATAAAATTTCCTCCTTTAGCACCTGATTTTGTTTTAGAGTTAATATCAAAAACAGACTCATTAAAAGATACTCAGGAGAAAATGCAGGAATATATTGATAACGGCGTAAAATTAGGATGGTTAATTAATCCTGAAAAAAAAGAAGTTGAAATATATCGTCAAGAAGGAGAAAAAGAAGTTTTAAATAATCCTAAAATTTTATCAGGAGAAGATATTTTACCTGATTTTACTTTAGATTTAACTGAGATTTTTTAG
- a CDS encoding CfrBI family restriction endonuclease encodes MGKGNPESADAIFARESNIFVADKLSDLNKQQADILGVNWVELRAENGFMKFAEILEKLNIPHHSLIEDLDTKVAKILTQLIDIK; translated from the coding sequence ATGGGGAAAGGAAATCCAGAAAGTGCCGATGCAATTTTTGCCAGAGAAAGCAATATTTTTGTGGCGGATAAACTATCAGATTTAAACAAACAACAAGCGGATATTTTAGGAGTTAATTGGGTAGAATTAAGAGCGGAAAATGGATTTATGAAATTTGCTGAAATTTTAGAAAAATTAAATATTCCTCATCATTCTTTAATTGAAGATTTAGACACTAAAGTAGCTAAAATACTTACTCAATTAATAGATATAAAATAA
- a CDS encoding HEAT repeat domain-containing protein codes for MIISKELISSLKIENSNEIGNLISKQNDVSTINFILENLGKLPSDFDGKFLFNLLNHPNKQVRVNVIKTIGKLAYKYNLDYFKKLFQEEKETIVKREIISTIGRQRDLKNVDFLLSVLEDEDPKIVCQAIRSLIIFDDIKKVSQELKKLINHPNEMVRTAIYKKYFSNEENNKSKLPHTKTYEFLKNVVVNGIDGFVQHKSSLPIRI; via the coding sequence ATGATCATTAGTAAAGAGTTAATTTCTAGTTTAAAAATTGAAAATAGTAATGAAATAGGTAATTTAATTTCTAAACAAAATGATGTATCAACAATTAATTTTATTCTAGAAAATTTAGGAAAACTACCTTCAGATTTTGATGGAAAATTTTTATTTAATTTATTAAATCATCCTAATAAACAAGTAAGAGTTAATGTAATAAAAACTATTGGTAAATTAGCTTATAAATATAATTTAGATTATTTTAAAAAACTTTTCCAAGAGGAAAAAGAAACTATTGTTAAGAGAGAAATAATTTCAACAATAGGAAGACAAAGAGATTTAAAAAACGTTGATTTTCTTTTATCTGTTTTAGAAGATGAAGATCCAAAAATTGTATGTCAAGCAATCCGTAGCTTGATTATTTTTGATGACATTAAAAAAGTATCTCAAGAACTAAAAAAATTAATTAATCATCCAAATGAAATGGTAAGAACTGCCATATATAAAAAATATTTTTCTAACGAAGAAAATAATAAAAGTAAATTACCTCATACTAAAACTTATGAATTTCTTAAAAATGTAGTTGTTAATGGAATTGATGGATTCGTGCAACATAAATCATCATTACCTATAAGAATTTAA
- a CDS encoding dynamin family protein yields the protein MEKPQSPDIQAQLNQARENLQRLGNAVSELVNLSPDVFNDEAIKARLQDFQQAYKEATQRLANPSFRIATIGTTSSGKSTIVNALMGRRIAPMEAGEMSGGVLTLKHSVDRTLVIEATENAVWETGEWTDINDRELYDRIQIAMHSYHEARKKKEYIAPQITAHIPLLPACDANLSGLPEGINVEFLDLPGLKSVQDKTNLAILQPLVGKAFSLVALDYMQVDEQHRQKLLTELKKVVEYLQGRTDSMIFILNRVDQRGSDDKPLDVRLQHLKKEIQEQLNLPSLKVINVDFCRYQKISYNQI from the coding sequence ATGGAAAAACCACAATCTCCAGATATTCAGGCACAACTCAACCAAGCTAGAGAGAATCTACAAAGGTTAGGTAATGCCGTCTCCGAATTGGTTAATCTCTCCCCTGATGTTTTCAACGATGAAGCCATTAAAGCTCGTTTACAGGATTTCCAACAAGCCTACAAGGAAGCCACCCAACGCCTTGCAAATCCTTCCTTTCGCATTGCTACGATCGGCACTACTTCTTCAGGAAAATCTACCATCGTCAATGCCTTAATGGGGCGTAGAATTGCCCCCATGGAAGCAGGAGAAATGAGTGGCGGTGTCTTAACCTTAAAGCATTCGGTCGATCGCACCTTAGTCATAGAAGCCACAGAAAACGCCGTGTGGGAAACGGGAGAATGGACTGATATAAACGATCGAGAGCTTTACGATCGCATCCAAATCGCTATGCACAGCTATCATGAAGCAAGGAAAAAGAAAGAATATATCGCCCCTCAAATCACCGCCCATATTCCCTTACTCCCTGCCTGTGATGCTAATTTATCGGGATTACCAGAGGGGATTAATGTTGAGTTTTTGGACTTACCCGGACTTAAATCCGTACAAGATAAAACAAATTTAGCTATTCTTCAGCCATTGGTGGGTAAGGCTTTTAGTTTAGTTGCTTTAGATTATATGCAGGTAGATGAGCAACATCGCCAAAAATTATTAACGGAATTAAAAAAAGTCGTTGAATATCTACAAGGGCGCACGGATTCTATGATCTTTATTTTAAACCGAGTTGATCAACGGGGTTCGGATGATAAGCCTCTTGATGTGCGTTTACAACACTTAAAAAAGGAAATACAAGAGCAGTTAAATCTTCCATCATTAAAAGTAATTAATGTTGATTTTTGTCGTTATCAGAAAATAAGCTACAATCAAATTTGA
- the pstB gene encoding phosphate ABC transporter ATP-binding protein PstB, translated as MEESYKNQEDYQQQEPVLQLRDVDIYYGNYKAVRGVNLDIAKNQITAFIGPSGCGKSTILRCLNRLNDLISSFKLKGRVTYHGQDLYHKDIDPVEVRKRIGMVFQRPNPFPKTIYDNIAYGARVNGYKGDMDELVETSLRRAVLWDEVKDKLGESGFSLSGGQQQRLCIARTIAAQPEVVLMDEPCSALDPISTLKIEELMHELKENYTIVIVTHNMQQATRVADMTAFFNAEAIGDKGNKIGYLVEFDRTEKIFSDPREEATRDYVSGRFG; from the coding sequence ATGGAAGAATCTTACAAGAATCAAGAAGACTATCAACAACAAGAACCCGTATTGCAACTAAGGGATGTAGATATATACTATGGTAATTATAAAGCCGTTAGAGGGGTAAACTTAGACATTGCCAAAAATCAAATTACTGCTTTTATTGGTCCTTCTGGATGTGGTAAAAGTACTATTTTGAGATGTTTAAACCGTCTCAACGACTTAATTAGTTCCTTTAAGTTAAAAGGTAGAGTTACCTATCACGGACAGGATTTGTACCATAAAGATATTGATCCTGTGGAAGTGAGAAAAAGAATTGGTATGGTGTTTCAACGTCCTAATCCCTTCCCAAAAACTATTTATGATAATATCGCCTATGGTGCTAGAGTCAACGGTTATAAAGGAGATATGGACGAGTTAGTAGAAACTTCTCTACGTCGTGCTGTATTGTGGGATGAAGTTAAAGATAAGTTAGGAGAAAGCGGCTTTTCTCTATCAGGGGGGCAACAGCAAAGGCTTTGTATTGCTCGTACTATTGCCGCTCAACCAGAGGTAGTCTTAATGGATGAGCCTTGTTCTGCTTTAGACCCCATTTCCACTTTAAAAATTGAGGAACTAATGCACGAACTTAAAGAAAACTATACCATTGTTATTGTTACTCATAATATGCAACAGGCTACCAGAGTTGCAGATATGACGGCATTTTTTAATGCCGAAGCCATTGGGGACAAGGGTAATAAAATTGGTTATTTGGTAGAGTTCGATCGCACTGAAAAAATCTTTAGTGATCCCCGTGAAGAAGCTACAAGAGATTATGTTAGCGGTAGATTTGGTTAA
- the pstA gene encoding phosphate ABC transporter permease PstA — translation MTVSTIGSLKRNPSSKRAIVGSIMTGISALCLICTVIPLFAVLYFVIIQGFSRLNTNLFTQLPPPPGLSEGGIANALIGTLVVVGLATIIAVPIGVLAAVYLSEFSGNNKLALGIRFATNVLSGVPSIIAGVFAFGLLVSTRIVGFSSVAGGVALAVLMLPTIIRTTDEALKIVPQEVRWAALGVGAYNYQAVIKIVLPAALPGIVTGVTLGIARAAGETAPLIFTALFSNFWPNVSFQGLLEPIATLSVLVYNFAILPFKPQQELAWAGSLILVFLVLATSVIARFATRKQVY, via the coding sequence ATGACAGTATCAACTATTGGTAGTCTAAAAAGAAATCCATCGAGTAAAAGAGCGATTGTCGGCTCAATTATGACTGGAATTTCCGCTCTATGTCTAATTTGTACCGTTATACCCTTATTTGCAGTTCTTTACTTTGTAATTATTCAGGGTTTTAGTCGTTTAAATACCAATTTATTTACCCAACTCCCTCCACCACCCGGATTAAGTGAAGGAGGAATTGCCAACGCTTTGATTGGAACTTTGGTGGTAGTAGGACTAGCTACCATTATTGCTGTACCCATCGGCGTATTAGCGGCGGTTTATTTATCAGAATTTAGCGGTAACAATAAACTAGCTTTAGGTATTCGTTTTGCCACTAACGTTTTAAGTGGTGTACCCTCAATTATTGCGGGGGTTTTTGCTTTTGGTTTATTAGTTTCCACCCGCATTGTTGGTTTTTCCTCCGTGGCTGGGGGTGTCGCTTTAGCAGTTTTAATGTTACCTACCATTATCCGTACTACTGATGAAGCCTTAAAAATTGTTCCTCAAGAAGTGCGTTGGGCGGCTTTAGGAGTTGGGGCATATAACTATCAAGCCGTAATTAAAATAGTATTACCTGCGGCTTTACCCGGTATAGTTACTGGAGTAACTCTTGGTATTGCCAGAGCGGCTGGAGAAACAGCCCCCTTAATTTTCACGGCGTTATTTTCTAATTTCTGGCCTAATGTTTCTTTTCAAGGCTTACTTGAACCCATAGCCACTCTATCGGTATTAGTTTATAACTTTGCTATTTTACCTTTTAAACCTCAACAAGAGTTAGCATGGGCTGGATCATTAATTTTAGTATTTTTAGTATTGGCAACAAGTGTTATTGCCCGTTTCGCAACCCGTAAACAAGTCTATTAA